A DNA window from Pseudoalteromonas marina contains the following coding sequences:
- a CDS encoding PepSY-associated TM helix domain-containing protein, whose product MKDSFFRSMTWLHTWVGLLTCWIIYVIFFAGTASFFRDEINLWNQPAIHNVQAQTDRVAAQRQQIIKGFDYLNQHAANSPSWRITLPEERIPYLVYGYAKPKEPGQRRSQFVNTQLNPNTMQALPAFVETKGGNFFYRLHYQLYYLDAITGRWVVCFASFFMLLAIISGVVIHKRIFKDMFTFRRNKGTRSWLDAHNLSSVLALPFHLMITYTGIITLIFMLFPYPALTTYDKGMRGFFNDVTPSNNVTNNAQGSAELLPINTILDQVYTKWPSADITRVQVSKPNMAASTVTVLVSPAKALRDQSPRLLFSGATGKLVAQTDDELSSSKALYESLNSMHTGRFATPLLRWLYVLGGIAGCVMIGSGCIMWAKRIRERNKGKASFGLQLVEGLNIATIMGLPLATCAFFIANRLLSPTVAGRGEKEVTVFFLAWLVVALMALLKRDRLLWRVMAAINALACLSVPAINALTTQGNIVSYLLNKQWALFIFDAVFLLFSILFLVQTEKLRTASSASKKTANNLTNNKKRQKA is encoded by the coding sequence ATGAAAGACAGCTTTTTTAGGTCGATGACCTGGCTACATACATGGGTGGGCTTACTTACCTGTTGGATTATTTACGTAATATTTTTTGCAGGCACAGCGAGCTTTTTTAGAGACGAAATAAACCTTTGGAATCAGCCGGCTATACACAATGTGCAAGCCCAAACAGACAGAGTGGCCGCGCAAAGGCAGCAAATTATTAAGGGCTTTGATTATTTAAATCAGCACGCTGCAAACTCCCCTAGTTGGCGTATTACCTTGCCCGAAGAGCGAATACCGTATTTAGTATATGGCTATGCAAAACCTAAAGAGCCAGGGCAGCGCCGCAGCCAGTTTGTAAATACCCAATTAAACCCAAACACCATGCAAGCGCTGCCCGCTTTTGTTGAAACCAAAGGCGGTAACTTTTTTTATCGCTTGCATTATCAGCTTTATTATTTAGATGCCATAACAGGTCGCTGGGTGGTGTGTTTTGCCAGCTTTTTTATGCTGCTGGCAATAATTTCGGGCGTGGTTATTCATAAGCGCATATTTAAAGATATGTTTACCTTTAGGCGCAATAAAGGGACTCGTAGCTGGTTAGATGCGCATAATTTAAGCTCGGTACTTGCCCTACCGTTTCATTTAATGATTACCTACACAGGCATCATTACGCTTATATTTATGTTGTTCCCCTACCCTGCGTTAACGACTTACGACAAGGGTATGCGTGGCTTTTTTAACGATGTAACACCTAGCAATAACGTGACTAATAACGCCCAAGGCAGTGCAGAATTGCTCCCTATAAACACTATTTTGGATCAAGTTTATACTAAGTGGCCTAGTGCAGATATTACGCGTGTTCAGGTTAGTAAACCGAATATGGCCGCTTCAACAGTAACGGTATTGGTAAGCCCTGCAAAGGCGCTTCGCGATCAATCTCCGCGGCTTTTGTTTAGTGGCGCTACCGGCAAATTAGTTGCACAAACTGATGACGAACTTAGCAGTAGTAAAGCACTTTATGAATCACTTAACTCTATGCATACAGGGCGCTTTGCTACGCCTTTACTGCGCTGGTTATACGTACTTGGCGGTATTGCAGGCTGCGTAATGATTGGCTCTGGCTGCATAATGTGGGCTAAACGCATACGCGAGCGTAATAAGGGCAAAGCCTCATTTGGCTTACAATTAGTCGAAGGTTTAAACATTGCCACTATTATGGGATTACCACTGGCTACTTGCGCCTTTTTTATTGCCAATAGATTACTTAGTCCAACCGTAGCCGGACGTGGTGAAAAAGAAGTTACAGTGTTCTTTTTAGCATGGTTAGTGGTTGCCCTTATGGCACTTTTAAAGCGCGATAGGCTGCTATGGCGTGTAATGGCTGCCATAAATGCCCTCGCGTGTTTAAGTGTACCGGCAATAAATGCGCTCACCACACAGGGCAATATAGTGAGCTACTTACTTAATAAACAATGGGCTTTGTTTATTTTCGATGCGGTATTTTTACTGTTTAGCATACTGTTTTTAGTACAAACCGAAAAATTACGTACTGCTTCTAGCGCTTCTAAAAAAACAGCTAATAACCTAACCAATAATAAAAAGAGGCAAAAAGCATGA
- a CDS encoding DUF3325 domain-containing protein, producing MIDLLSFSLCLFAFNGFALAKPVHFKTVFTTRPSNLQSNLLLIVAWISILLSLLFCVVTQQGYGALLFCGYMGLSVLIITIFYNFIEKLIKPFSFLNMLLIGLSGLLLAVDSL from the coding sequence ATGATTGATTTACTTAGCTTTAGCCTCTGTTTGTTTGCTTTTAATGGTTTTGCTTTGGCAAAACCAGTGCATTTTAAAACAGTGTTTACAACGCGTCCCTCTAATCTGCAAAGTAATTTGCTGCTAATAGTTGCTTGGATCAGTATTTTACTAAGTTTATTGTTCTGTGTTGTTACGCAGCAAGGATATGGAGCTTTACTGTTTTGTGGTTATATGGGGTTAAGTGTATTAATTATAACGATTTTTTATAATTTTATAGAAAAGTTGATTAAGCCATTTAGCTTTTTAAATATGCTACTGATTGGCTTATCAGGGCTATTACTGGCAGTAGACTCACTTTAG
- a CDS encoding lipocalin family protein: MKAITTILLITGLFLLSACTSAPEGITPVKNFELEQYKGKWYEIARLDHSFEEGMEQVTATYTVNDDGTVKVLNKGFITKEQKWDEAEGLAKFVEGTDTGHFKVSFFGPFYGAYVIFELDQDDYQYAFITSYNRDYLWFLSRTPTVSDKLKQHFIAKANKLGFATEQIIWVKQ; this comes from the coding sequence ATGAAGGCCATTACGACTATTTTACTTATTACAGGGTTATTTTTACTCTCTGCCTGCACAAGTGCACCTGAAGGAATTACCCCCGTTAAAAACTTTGAGTTAGAGCAGTACAAAGGTAAGTGGTACGAAATCGCCCGCCTAGATCACTCATTTGAAGAGGGCATGGAGCAAGTAACCGCAACTTACACAGTAAACGACGATGGTACAGTAAAAGTGCTCAACAAAGGTTTCATAACTAAAGAGCAAAAGTGGGATGAAGCAGAAGGCTTAGCAAAATTTGTAGAAGGGACTGACACAGGCCATTTTAAAGTCTCGTTTTTTGGCCCATTTTATGGTGCTTACGTAATTTTTGAATTAGACCAAGACGACTACCAATATGCATTTATTACAAGTTATAACCGTGATTATTTATGGTTTTTATCACGTACACCTACCGTGAGTGACAAGCTTAAACAGCATTTTATAGCTAAAGCAAACAAACTAGGCTTTGCTACAGAACAAATTATTTGGGTTAAACAGTAG
- a CDS encoding YaiI/YqxD family protein, whose product MKIWVDADACPVVIKEILFRAAERTQTPTILVANHAMRIPPSKFISRVQVSSGFDVADDEIVKRVEKGDLVITGDIPLASEVIDNGGQALNPRGELYTPENIRSLLNVRDFMDTMRSSGVEMSGGPPPLSQTDRQNFANNLDRILAQKKAS is encoded by the coding sequence ATGAAAATATGGGTAGATGCCGACGCATGCCCTGTGGTAATAAAAGAAATACTTTTTAGAGCAGCAGAGCGCACGCAAACACCAACCATTTTAGTGGCTAACCATGCAATGCGCATTCCGCCTTCAAAATTCATAAGCCGCGTACAGGTTTCGAGCGGGTTTGATGTGGCCGATGACGAAATAGTAAAGCGTGTAGAAAAAGGCGATTTAGTTATTACTGGCGACATACCCCTAGCCAGTGAAGTTATAGATAACGGTGGTCAAGCACTTAACCCGCGTGGCGAGCTTTACACGCCAGAGAATATTCGCTCGTTATTAAACGTGCGCGACTTTATGGATACCATGCGCTCAAGCGGCGTAGAAATGAGTGGCGGGCCACCACCGCTTAGCCAAACCGACCGCCAAAACTTTGCCAATAACCTCGACCGTATTTTAGCGCAAAAAAAGGCGAGTTAG
- a CDS encoding DUF6942 family protein, translating to MSELAIGLGEHDFNVAVYVAKAPPMPYFETLQSVEPVINEQINTINQHCGNGWRKVFNVYAKVLFALPSEHYSFAKQADSWQAYRDTFLLQKNSKTALLFSVPIINGTNKNQLHIIAGRTHAKNLLQQGKLNAQFNWLDDEFAIDTTNNIIVCPYFDYRQLSNIKIARLSGLVAKLKTAN from the coding sequence GTGAGTGAGCTAGCTATTGGCCTAGGTGAGCATGATTTTAATGTAGCCGTGTATGTCGCAAAAGCACCGCCTATGCCCTACTTTGAAACCCTGCAAAGTGTTGAGCCTGTAATAAACGAGCAAATAAATACCATAAACCAGCACTGTGGTAATGGCTGGCGTAAAGTGTTTAACGTATACGCTAAAGTATTGTTTGCGCTACCCAGCGAGCATTACAGCTTTGCTAAACAAGCCGATAGCTGGCAAGCGTATCGCGATACATTTTTACTGCAAAAAAACAGTAAAACAGCGCTGCTATTTAGTGTCCCCATTATTAACGGCACTAATAAAAACCAGCTGCATATTATTGCTGGGCGAACCCATGCTAAGAACTTATTACAGCAAGGTAAGCTTAATGCGCAATTTAATTGGCTAGACGATGAGTTTGCAATTGATACAACGAATAACATTATTGTGTGCCCGTACTTTGATTACAGGCAGTTAAGTAATATTAAAATAGCCCGATTAAGCGGGCTTGTAGCTAAGCTTAAAACAGCTAATTAA
- a CDS encoding ACT domain-containing protein, with the protein MVGILELNTLLKSMNPELKQGEYIFCCLAGDLADYVHLNPLASYVEEEGLTLILNADTADKAGITYEGKYNLITLNVHSSLEAVGLTAAVSAKLTDHNISANVVAAFYHDHIFVQTDKAQAALSALKEIG; encoded by the coding sequence ATGGTGGGAATTTTAGAGCTAAATACGTTATTAAAATCAATGAACCCCGAGCTTAAACAGGGTGAATATATATTTTGCTGTTTAGCAGGCGACCTTGCTGACTACGTTCATTTAAACCCGCTTGCTAGTTACGTTGAAGAAGAAGGCCTAACCCTTATTTTAAATGCAGATACCGCCGATAAAGCCGGTATTACTTACGAAGGTAAATATAATTTAATAACTCTTAATGTGCATTCAAGTCTGGAGGCTGTTGGTTTAACCGCTGCGGTATCGGCCAAATTAACAGATCATAATATTAGCGCCAATGTAGTGGCTGCGTTTTATCACGACCATATTTTTGTACAAACCGATAAAGCGCAGGCGGCGCTATCTGCGCTTAAAGAGATTGGTTAA